GTGCCGGGCTCGACCAGCTGCATCGCGCCGTAGAAGACACCGCCGAGGACCAGGGACAGGAGCGGTCCGACGAAGGCCAGGACGAACTCTCGGCCGGGGGTCTCCGTCTCCTTCTCGATCTCCGAGACGCCGCCGAAGAACTGGAGCTGGATGCGGCGGACCGGGAGTTTGTAGCGCAGGGCGGCGACCGTGTGGGCCAGTTCGTGGACGAGCACGGAGGCGTAGAAGGCGATGGCGAAGAACAGGGCGACGAGATAGCGGGCGCCGCCCAGCTCGGGCAGCACGCGGTCGAGCTGGCCGCCGAAGACCCACGTGATCAGCGCGGCGACGACGAACCAGCTGGGGGCGACGTAGACGGGCACGCCGAAGGGGCGGCCCATGAGCAGGCCGCCGCCCGGCTCCGCGGGGCGTTTGGGCTTGCCGTTGTCCGGGTCGGTGCCGGGGGCCGTTCCCCCTGCGCCGGGCTGCGGCCGCCCGCTGTCGCCGCTGTCGTCCACGGGGTCCCTTCGGTTCGGTGCGTGGTCTGTGCCACGATCATGCAGTGTGCGAGGGTCTGCCGTCGATGGTATGCCGCTCGGTGTCAGTGGCGGGCCGTAGGGTCTTGGGACATGACCTCCGTGCCGCGGCCGCCTCAGCCGCCTTCGTCCCTGTCGCCGTCGCGGGCGAGCGATTTCATGCAGTGCCCCCTGCTCTACCGCTTCCGGGTCATCGACAAGCTGCCGGAAAAGCCCAGCGAGGCGGCTACCCGCGGCACGCTGGTCCATGCGGTGCTGGAGCGCCTCTTCGACGTCCCGGCGGCCGACCGTACGGCGCCTCGGGCGCGGGCGCTGATCCCCGGCCAGTGGGACCGGCTGCTGGAGTCGAAGCCGGAGCTGAGCGATCTGTTCGCCGGGGACGCCGAGGGGGAGCGCCTGACGCGTTGGCTGGGCGAGGCGGAGCGGCTGGTGGACCGGTGGTTCTCGCTGGAGGACCCGACGCGGCTGGAGCCGGCCGAGCGCGAGATGTTCGTCGAGACCGAGCTGGCGTCGGGGCTGCGGCTGCGCGGGGTCATCGACCGGGTGGACATCGCGCCGAGCGGCGAGGTCCGGATCGTCGACTACAAGACGGGCAAGGCACCGCGGCCGGAGTACTCCGACGGGCCGCTGTTCCAGATGACGTTCTACGCGCTGGTGATCTGGCGGCTGAAGGGCGTGGTGCCGCGCCGCCTCCAGTTGGTCTATCTGGGCAGCGGGGACGTCATGACGTACGACCCGGTGGTGGCGGACCTGGAGCGGGTGGAGCGCAAGCTGCTGGCGCTGTGGGACGCGATCAGGCTGGCGACGGAGACCGGCGACTGGCGGCCCCGGCCGACGAAGCTGTGCGGCTGGTGCGACCACCAGGCGGTGTGTCCGGAATTCGGCGGGACTCCCCCGGTCTATCCGCTGTCGGTCCGCCCGGCGGGTCCGGGCGAGGATGACCAGGGCAGAATGGGACCGGTCCGGGCCGAGGCCGGCCGAGCCGTGGCCCTTGAGGGCCCTTAAGGAGTTCCTGTGGCGATCCGCGTCCTTCTGGTCGACGACCAGCCTCTGCTGCGCACCGGTTTCCGGATGATCCTGGAGGCGGAAGGCGATCTGGCGGTGGTCGGGGAGGCCGGTGACGGTCTGCAGGCCATCGATCAGGTGCGGGCGCTGCAGCCCGATGTGGTGCTGATGGACATCCGGATGCCGCGGATGGACGGGGTGGAGGCGACCCGTCAGATCACCGGCCCCGGGAAGGACGGCCCGGCGAAGGTGCTGGTGCTGACCACCTTCGATCTCGACGAGTACGTGGTGGAGGCGCTGCGGGCGGGGGCGAGCGGTTTCCTGCTGAAGGACGCCCCGGCGGCCGAGCTGGTGCAGGCGATCCGGGTGGTGGCGGCGGGCGAGGCGATGCTCGCGCCGAGCATCACGCGCCGGCTGCTCGACAAGTACGCCGATCATCTGCCGTCCGGAGAGGAGCCGGTGCCGGACGCCCTGCACACGCTGACGGACCGTGAGGTCGAGGTGCTGAAGCTGGTGGCGCGGGGGCTG
This sequence is a window from Streptomyces parvus. Protein-coding genes within it:
- a CDS encoding PD-(D/E)XK nuclease family protein, whose amino-acid sequence is MQCPLLYRFRVIDKLPEKPSEAATRGTLVHAVLERLFDVPAADRTAPRARALIPGQWDRLLESKPELSDLFAGDAEGERLTRWLGEAERLVDRWFSLEDPTRLEPAEREMFVETELASGLRLRGVIDRVDIAPSGEVRIVDYKTGKAPRPEYSDGPLFQMTFYALVIWRLKGVVPRRLQLVYLGSGDVMTYDPVVADLERVERKLLALWDAIRLATETGDWRPRPTKLCGWCDHQAVCPEFGGTPPVYPLSVRPAGPGEDDQGRMGPVRAEAGRAVALEGP
- a CDS encoding response regulator transcription factor — translated: MAIRVLLVDDQPLLRTGFRMILEAEGDLAVVGEAGDGLQAIDQVRALQPDVVLMDIRMPRMDGVEATRQITGPGKDGPAKVLVLTTFDLDEYVVEALRAGASGFLLKDAPAAELVQAIRVVAAGEAMLAPSITRRLLDKYADHLPSGEEPVPDALHTLTDREVEVLKLVARGLSNAEIAAELFVSETTVKTHVGHVLTKLGLRDRVQAAVYAYESGLVRPGAQ